A genomic window from Leptolyngbya sp. BL0902 includes:
- a CDS encoding response regulator, with amino-acid sequence MASAFFIDPASLDLAVVRNPLMVAPETPLVEAIAAMTQTRQSCTLAATPASPLALAGEVSCILLVEADCLVGIVTERDLVRFSAEKMALAGKTVAEVMISPVITLAEGEFTDVFMAANLLRQHRIRHLPLVDEGGKVTGLITHESLQQLLRPVDLLRLRLVAEVMTGPVVCAPIQATVQEMAERMARQRISSVVIVESVGDRAIPVGLVTERDIVHLYALGLAFDQVQAQTVMGQMLVTVQPQDNLWDVNTLMKQHQVSRVVAVDETGQAVGIVTQTTLLETLNPLEIYRLVETLEARVSHLEAEKMALLEGRREKLEQQVQQRTQELESQASREHLVRDIATRIRSSLRLDSTLDAIVQEVREFLACDRTVVYRFDADWNGTVIAESVDPDWPTIQGRTIEDPCFKDRAVKLYQQGLKRAVDDIFHAGYPDCYIDTLTLYHVRANLVVPILVQDSLWGLLIGHQCSGPRHWHRADLNLLDDIAVQIALAIQQAELYEQGQRAMAALQDLNHELEARIERRTIELRNSEARLRRLFDQNPVGIAVSNLQGQITRVNNSLKTMLGYAEAELLDQSIYALLDDSTKAAQPWLEDLQDSTLSMTTREVTLRSAKRRRVWATLTSALILDAFGHPAEVIHLIEDISLRKQAEADLTRYAQEVEDLYNNAPCGYHSLDGEGRFVRINDTELKWLGYERREVIGRHINYFLTPKSQALFAESYPRFHQSGWVKDLDFELVAKDGTIFPVLLSSMAVRDAQGNYLYSRTTTFDMRDRKQVELALQESEEKFRQLAENIAGVFWMRDLAGNLLYVSPAYETLWQQSLDSLKARPISWLEAIHPEDLARMNSNVQENLAFDEEYRVTLPDGRVRWIHDRGFEVRNAEGRVYRLAGIAEDVTEQKQAAQKLQATNEQLILSNAELARATRLKDEFLANMSHELRTPLNAILGMTEGFQEQVFGPMTPEQRRSIATIERSGRHLLALINDILDLAKIESGKLTLQRAAVPVSYLCDSSLTFVRQQATQKEIQLSTHIPPNLPDLVVDELRIRQVLINLLNNAVKFTPNGGQVSLTVEAQRQPGAAWITFAVTDSGIGIAPEAIGQLFKPFTQIDSALNRQYTGTGLGLALVKQLVDLHGGTVFVSSTLGRGSCFTVRLPYAAVAHTEDAPAPALPAIPDGATVLIVEDMPTAAAQVSRYLEELHLQPITCTRAEEALALVQTQRPALIILDLMLPDLPGTEVLSQIKADPRTQDIPVVITSVLDERSQSLALGAFDYLVKPISRSSLHQVLARLGQGEFRHDASGDAAPAGATPGSLPAVAAPPTTPRILLAEDNPANVATLSSYLRHRGFQLVVASNGQEAVDRCATETFDLILMDIQMPILDGLAAIRQLRAIPATATVPIVALTALAMAHDRENCIAAGANDYLTKPVRLKSLVDVMQRLLAETHP; translated from the coding sequence ATGGCTTCTGCCTTTTTCATTGACCCCGCCAGCCTTGATCTTGCCGTGGTGCGTAATCCCCTGATGGTAGCGCCCGAAACCCCGCTGGTCGAAGCCATCGCCGCCATGACTCAGACCCGCCAGTCTTGCACCCTAGCCGCCACCCCCGCCAGCCCCCTGGCCCTAGCCGGGGAGGTCAGCTGCATTCTGCTGGTGGAGGCCGATTGCCTGGTCGGCATTGTAACGGAGCGAGATCTGGTGCGCTTTAGTGCCGAGAAGATGGCCCTAGCGGGAAAAACTGTGGCGGAGGTCATGATCTCCCCCGTGATCACCCTGGCCGAGGGCGAATTTACAGACGTATTTATGGCGGCTAATCTCCTGCGGCAGCACCGGATTCGTCATTTGCCCTTGGTGGATGAGGGGGGCAAGGTGACGGGGCTGATTACCCACGAAAGCCTTCAGCAGTTGTTGCGGCCTGTGGATCTGCTGCGGCTGCGGCTGGTGGCGGAGGTGATGACAGGCCCGGTGGTGTGTGCCCCCATCCAGGCTACGGTGCAGGAAATGGCCGAACGGATGGCCCGCCAGCGCATCAGTTCCGTGGTGATTGTGGAGTCTGTGGGGGATCGGGCTATCCCCGTGGGGCTGGTGACAGAGCGAGACATTGTGCATCTCTATGCCCTGGGCTTGGCCTTCGACCAAGTGCAGGCCCAGACCGTCATGGGCCAAATGCTGGTGACGGTGCAGCCCCAGGACAACCTCTGGGACGTGAACACCCTGATGAAGCAGCACCAGGTGAGCCGGGTGGTGGCGGTGGACGAAACGGGACAGGCGGTGGGTATTGTCACCCAAACCACGCTGCTAGAAACCCTCAACCCCCTGGAAATCTATCGCCTGGTGGAAACCCTGGAGGCACGGGTAAGCCACCTAGAGGCGGAAAAAATGGCCCTGTTAGAAGGTCGTCGCGAGAAGCTGGAGCAGCAGGTGCAGCAGCGCACCCAGGAGCTCGAGTCCCAGGCCAGCCGCGAACACCTGGTGCGAGACATTGCCACCCGAATTCGGTCTTCCCTGCGGCTGGACAGCACCCTGGACGCCATTGTGCAGGAGGTGCGGGAGTTCTTAGCCTGTGATCGCACGGTGGTATACCGCTTTGACGCCGACTGGAACGGCACCGTCATTGCCGAATCGGTGGATCCAGACTGGCCCACCATTCAGGGTCGTACCATTGAAGATCCCTGCTTCAAAGATCGGGCGGTGAAGCTGTACCAGCAGGGACTCAAGCGGGCCGTGGATGATATTTTCCATGCGGGCTACCCCGACTGCTACATCGATACCCTGACGCTGTACCATGTGCGGGCCAATTTGGTGGTGCCCATCCTCGTCCAAGATTCCCTATGGGGGCTGTTGATTGGCCACCAGTGCAGCGGCCCCCGCCACTGGCACCGGGCCGATCTCAACTTGCTGGATGACATTGCCGTGCAGATTGCCCTGGCCATTCAGCAGGCCGAACTCTATGAACAGGGGCAGCGGGCTATGGCGGCCCTACAAGACCTCAACCACGAGCTAGAAGCCCGTATTGAGCGCCGCACCATCGAGCTACGGAACAGCGAAGCCCGCCTGCGCCGCCTGTTTGACCAAAACCCGGTGGGCATTGCCGTATCCAACCTCCAGGGGCAGATTACACGGGTCAACAACAGCCTTAAAACCATGCTGGGCTATGCCGAAGCGGAACTGTTGGATCAGTCGATCTATGCCCTGTTAGACGATTCCACGAAGGCCGCGCAACCCTGGCTAGAGGACTTGCAGGACTCCACCCTCTCCATGACCACGCGGGAGGTGACACTGCGATCCGCCAAGCGGCGGCGGGTGTGGGCCACCCTCACCAGCGCCCTGATTTTGGATGCCTTTGGCCACCCTGCCGAGGTGATCCACCTGATCGAAGACATCAGCCTGCGGAAACAGGCGGAGGCCGACCTCACCCGCTATGCCCAGGAGGTGGAAGACCTCTACAACAATGCCCCCTGCGGCTACCATTCCCTGGATGGGGAAGGGCGGTTTGTGCGGATTAACGACACCGAACTGAAATGGCTGGGCTATGAACGCCGCGAGGTGATTGGTCGCCACATTAACTATTTCCTCACGCCAAAATCCCAGGCGTTGTTTGCCGAGTCCTACCCGCGTTTCCATCAGTCGGGCTGGGTGAAGGATCTGGACTTTGAGCTTGTGGCCAAGGACGGCACGATTTTTCCGGTGCTGCTGAGCTCCATGGCGGTGCGGGATGCCCAGGGAAACTACCTCTACAGCCGCACCACCACCTTTGATATGCGGGATCGCAAGCAGGTGGAGTTGGCCCTTCAGGAGAGCGAAGAGAAATTCCGACAACTGGCCGAAAATATTGCCGGGGTGTTTTGGATGCGCGACTTGGCCGGAAACCTGCTGTACGTCAGCCCTGCCTACGAAACCCTGTGGCAGCAGTCCCTTGACAGTCTGAAAGCACGGCCTATTTCCTGGCTAGAAGCCATCCATCCCGAAGACCTCGCCCGCATGAACAGCAACGTGCAGGAAAATCTGGCCTTTGACGAAGAGTATCGGGTTACTCTCCCCGATGGCCGGGTGCGATGGATCCACGACCGGGGATTTGAGGTGCGCAATGCCGAGGGCCGGGTCTATCGCCTCGCGGGCATTGCCGAGGACGTGACCGAACAAAAGCAAGCCGCCCAAAAGCTGCAAGCCACCAACGAACAACTCATCCTCTCCAATGCTGAACTGGCCCGCGCTACCCGCCTCAAGGACGAATTTTTGGCCAACATGAGCCACGAACTGCGCACGCCCCTCAACGCCATCCTGGGGATGACTGAGGGCTTCCAGGAGCAGGTGTTTGGCCCCATGACCCCCGAACAACGCCGCTCCATCGCCACCATCGAGCGTAGCGGGCGGCACCTGCTGGCGCTGATTAACGACATTCTGGATCTCGCCAAAATTGAATCCGGCAAGCTCACCCTGCAACGGGCCGCTGTCCCCGTCTCCTACCTGTGCGACTCTAGCCTTACCTTTGTGCGCCAGCAGGCCACCCAAAAGGAAATCCAGCTCTCGACCCACATCCCGCCCAACCTGCCGGATCTGGTGGTGGATGAACTCCGCATTCGCCAGGTGTTGATTAACCTGCTGAACAACGCCGTGAAGTTTACCCCCAACGGTGGCCAGGTGTCGCTGACGGTGGAGGCCCAGCGGCAACCAGGAGCGGCGTGGATCACCTTTGCCGTCACCGATAGCGGCATTGGCATTGCCCCAGAGGCCATCGGCCAACTGTTCAAACCCTTTACGCAGATCGACAGCGCCCTCAACCGTCAATACACCGGAACGGGACTGGGACTGGCCCTAGTAAAGCAACTGGTGGATCTCCATGGCGGCACCGTCTTTGTTTCCAGTACCCTAGGCCGAGGCAGTTGCTTTACGGTGCGCTTGCCCTACGCTGCCGTGGCCCACACCGAAGATGCTCCTGCCCCCGCCCTGCCCGCCATTCCCGATGGGGCCACCGTGCTGATCGTTGAAGATATGCCCACCGCCGCCGCCCAAGTCAGCCGCTACCTGGAGGAACTGCATCTGCAACCCATCACCTGTACCCGCGCCGAAGAGGCGTTGGCCCTGGTTCAAACGCAGCGGCCCGCCCTGATCATCCTAGATTTGATGCTGCCCGATCTCCCCGGCACCGAAGTGCTGAGCCAGATCAAGGCCGACCCACGCACCCAAGACATTCCGGTGGTGATTACCTCGGTGCTCGACGAGCGATCCCAAAGTTTGGCCCTCGGAGCCTTTGATTACCTGGTCAAGCCCATTAGCCGATCCAGTCTGCACCAGGTGCTCGCCCGGTTGGGTCAAGGGGAATTCCGCCACGATGCATCGGGGGATGCGGCTCCAGCGGGGGCTACCCCAGGCTCCCTCCCCGCCGTTGCGGCCCCACCGACAACGCCCCGCATCCTGCTGGCCGAAGACAACCCAGCCAACGTCGCCACCCTGTCGAGCTATCTCAGGCATCGGGGCTTTCAACTGGTGGTGGCCAGCAATGGCCAAGAGGCCGTTGATCGCTGTGCCACCGAAACCTTCGACCTGATTTTGATGGACATTCAGATGCCGATTTTGGATGGCCTTGCCGCCATCCGCCAACTGCGGGCCATCCCCGCCACCGCCACCGTACCCATCGTTGCCCTCACCGCGTTAGCCATGGCCCATGATCGGGAAAACTGTATAGCAGCAGGAGCGAATGATTACCTCACCAAACCCGTTAGACTGAAATCTCTGGTGGACGTAATGCAGCGCCTTTTAGCGGAGACCCACCCATGA
- a CDS encoding response regulator, with translation MTANSVSPLWAETLPSILVVDDEIDNFDVIDTLLCQENYQLHYASGGQEALDLLSTFKPDVILLDVMMPNMSGLEFCRILKQDSHWRNLPIIMVTSLSSKQDLARCLDAGADDFIAKPVNSSELRARLKSMLRIKQQYDSLQALLQLREDMVKMIIHDLRNPLSSIILAAEIMRYPNLPPEKQDRKLEQILACSYELKSLIDDLLLMSKLELGKLTLNHQTVDLVEFCQAALVGMNDVASQKHLHLASQFPPPGSYPIQVDPTLFRRVLDNLISNAVKFSPDGAEITLTAAYSADSGFQISIADLGPGIAPDLRQKIFEKYEIGSLVTGVNQIGLGLAFCKIAVEAHNGAISVADNQPRGSIFMVDVPSASPLPPTAPTTTALS, from the coding sequence ATGACAGCTAACTCTGTTTCCCCCCTGTGGGCGGAAACGCTTCCTTCCATTTTGGTCGTTGACGATGAGATCGATAACTTTGATGTTATCGACACCCTACTGTGCCAGGAAAACTACCAGTTGCACTATGCCTCTGGGGGCCAAGAGGCACTGGATTTGCTCAGCACCTTCAAGCCCGATGTCATCCTGCTGGATGTGATGATGCCCAACATGAGCGGGCTAGAGTTTTGCCGCATCCTCAAGCAGGATAGCCACTGGCGCAACCTGCCCATCATCATGGTCACATCCCTCAGCTCCAAGCAAGACCTGGCCCGCTGCCTCGATGCCGGGGCCGATGACTTCATTGCCAAGCCCGTCAATAGCTCGGAACTGCGGGCTCGGCTCAAATCCATGCTGCGGATTAAACAGCAGTACGACAGCCTCCAAGCCCTGCTGCAACTGCGGGAAGACATGGTGAAAATGATCATCCACGATCTGCGAAATCCGCTCTCCAGCATCATCCTGGCGGCGGAAATTATGCGCTATCCCAACCTGCCGCCGGAAAAGCAGGATCGCAAACTAGAGCAGATCCTCGCCTGTAGCTACGAACTCAAATCCCTGATCGACGACCTCTTGCTGATGTCTAAGCTGGAGTTGGGCAAGCTCACCCTCAATCACCAAACCGTGGATTTGGTGGAATTTTGCCAAGCCGCCCTGGTGGGCATGAACGACGTGGCCAGCCAAAAACACCTGCACCTCGCTTCCCAATTTCCGCCCCCAGGCTCCTATCCCATCCAGGTTGATCCCACCCTGTTCCGGCGGGTACTAGATAACCTGATCTCCAATGCGGTCAAATTTTCCCCCGACGGAGCGGAGATTACCCTTACCGCTGCGTACTCAGCGGACAGCGGGTTCCAGATTTCCATTGCCGACCTTGGCCCCGGCATTGCCCCTGACCTACGCCAAAAAATCTTTGAAAAGTATGAGATTGGTTCCCTCGTCACCGGGGTCAATCAAATTGGCTTGGGTCTGGCCTTCTGCAAAATTGCCGTGGAAGCCCACAACGGCGCTATCTCCGTGGCTGACAACCAGCCCAGGGGCAGCATCTTTATGGTGGATGTGCCCTCAGCTAGCCCGCTACCCCCAACCGCTCCAACAACAACGGCGCTATCCTGA
- a CDS encoding DUF6761 family protein encodes MLQDAKAVRYYQRITDAFVDHWHRGYRTSDLRLFLEGYLAALRHADALEPYLIHRLEEDTLRYLNDPSNFAVPQAEPEIY; translated from the coding sequence ATGCTTCAGGATGCCAAAGCGGTTCGTTACTACCAGCGGATAACCGATGCCTTTGTAGACCACTGGCACCGAGGCTATCGCACCAGCGACCTCCGCCTGTTCTTGGAAGGCTATCTGGCCGCCCTGCGCCACGCTGATGCCCTAGAACCCTACCTGATTCACCGCCTAGAGGAAGATACCCTGCGCTACCTCAACGACCCCTCTAACTTTGCCGTTCCCCAGGCCGAACCCGAAATTTACTAA
- a CDS encoding DUF3685 domain-containing protein, whose amino-acid sequence MIDSPLRLMLVDEDPVFRMGLRIWLEQTAGYRVVAEASQPEEALALLTRYLGGGWSELDDNQSADPGQGADQATDQGVDLVILDLGLGTGAPAQSPGLQLCGDIKTRFPSLPVLVLSAQGEPILAAAAQQLGADGFGLRSMPVQELRAWIDRLSGRSPQREVGPPLRPPITSPIGPAPPGPPPRLGERWPETPTLGRRPWASLRRSLRQSSLQQIEAVMATIEAEQRRGRADLWTEAVMAGRYRELRAAHWLMTTLLATPTLDATPTPDPRGVKESRPAPEDRWELSQAAPGRSSFEPSRRPVDDAGGDGWGTASPGQTSPGTLMVEAPRALVRGDLSTLVFERVFRTFQGRLDNTSQIPQETDILREDRKRELLYLALRKFEDALEAMRQANLPHGQLTEQSALLLRDVWAATLTDFFGRYYTLPMTNLEQPVVPTLMAEAEVVQRSILSPIPLVPDLLAHLLFYDDLVIDGVPHAATTLQALSRSQLLLEHLLLQVANGVIQPLLNCFADVELLKKNLYQRRLMSSRDIERFRNDLSWRYRWDGLVNEPKAIFESQHRLWRFTERGIQTQTIYTPRRDELESLSGLQRLVTLTIEARDAVAPRFRAAVSFMGSGVVYVLTDVIGRGIGLIGRGILRGVGNAWRDPRSRGPARPPNDGDQSL is encoded by the coding sequence ATGATCGACTCCCCCCTGCGCCTCATGCTTGTTGACGAGGATCCTGTCTTTCGGATGGGCCTGCGGATTTGGCTAGAGCAGACCGCCGGGTATCGGGTCGTGGCGGAGGCTAGCCAGCCGGAGGAAGCCCTGGCGCTGTTAACCCGTTACCTCGGTGGGGGGTGGTCGGAACTGGATGACAATCAATCCGCCGATCCTGGTCAGGGGGCGGATCAGGCGACGGATCAGGGGGTTGATCTCGTCATTCTTGATCTGGGGTTGGGGACAGGGGCTCCGGCCCAGTCTCCCGGCCTGCAACTCTGCGGCGACATCAAAACCCGCTTCCCCTCCCTGCCTGTGCTGGTGCTCAGCGCCCAAGGGGAACCCATCCTGGCCGCCGCCGCCCAACAGTTGGGGGCCGATGGCTTTGGCCTTCGCAGTATGCCCGTACAAGAATTACGGGCCTGGATAGATCGCCTGAGTGGGCGTTCTCCCCAGCGTGAGGTTGGCCCACCCTTGCGCCCCCCCATCACCTCCCCCATTGGGCCTGCCCCCCCTGGGCCCCCCCCTCGTCTAGGGGAGCGCTGGCCGGAGACGCCTACCCTGGGCCGTCGCCCCTGGGCTTCCCTGCGCCGTTCTCTGCGCCAATCATCCCTTCAGCAAATTGAGGCCGTGATGGCCACCATTGAAGCTGAACAGCGGCGGGGGCGGGCTGACCTATGGACAGAGGCGGTGATGGCCGGACGCTACCGAGAGCTGCGAGCGGCCCACTGGCTGATGACTACCCTGCTGGCCACTCCCACCCTCGATGCGACTCCAACGCCGGATCCTAGGGGAGTCAAAGAATCCCGCCCAGCTCCTGAAGATCGGTGGGAGCTTTCCCAGGCCGCCCCAGGGAGGTCGTCCTTTGAACCCTCGCGTCGTCCCGTGGATGACGCTGGGGGCGATGGCTGGGGGACGGCTTCCCCAGGTCAGACATCGCCAGGTACTCTCATGGTCGAAGCGCCTAGGGCCCTTGTGCGGGGAGACCTATCCACCCTGGTATTTGAGCGGGTGTTTCGCACCTTCCAGGGGCGTCTAGACAACACCAGCCAGATCCCCCAGGAAACGGATATTCTGCGGGAAGACCGGAAACGTGAGCTGCTCTACCTTGCCCTGCGTAAGTTTGAGGATGCCCTGGAGGCCATGCGTCAGGCCAACCTGCCGCATGGGCAACTCACAGAACAAAGCGCTCTGCTGCTGCGAGATGTGTGGGCCGCCACCCTGACCGACTTCTTTGGGCGCTACTACACCCTCCCCATGACGAATCTAGAGCAGCCCGTGGTGCCCACCCTGATGGCCGAGGCCGAGGTGGTGCAGCGGTCGATTCTCAGCCCCATTCCCCTGGTGCCAGACCTGCTGGCGCATCTGTTGTTTTACGACGATCTGGTTATTGACGGCGTTCCCCACGCGGCCACTACCCTTCAAGCGCTCAGTCGCAGCCAGCTTTTGCTAGAGCATTTGTTGCTTCAGGTGGCCAATGGCGTCATTCAGCCGCTGCTTAACTGCTTTGCTGATGTGGAACTGCTGAAGAAAAATCTTTACCAGCGCCGTCTGATGTCCAGCCGCGACATCGAGCGCTTTCGCAACGATCTGTCCTGGCGCTATCGCTGGGATGGTTTAGTAAACGAGCCCAAGGCCATCTTTGAAAGTCAGCATCGTCTGTGGCGCTTCACCGAGCGGGGCATTCAAACCCAGACCATCTACACCCCCCGCCGCGACGAACTCGAAAGCCTGTCGGGGCTGCAACGGCTCGTCACCCTCACCATCGAAGCCCGCGATGCCGTGGCTCCCCGCTTTCGGGCGGCGGTGTCTTTCATGGGCAGCGGCGTAGTCTATGTGCTGACGGACGTGATTGGGCGCGGCATTGGCCTCATTGGCCGAGGAATTTTGCGAGGGGTGGGGAATGCATGGCGCGATCCCCGTTCCCGTGGCCCCGCCCGTCCGCCCAATGACGGGGATCAATCCCTTTGA
- a CDS encoding FkbM family methyltransferase, translating to MKNLPASLSSLGEGLGVRAIHRPFAPNPMRVEACCQALLRHLLPEVDPQRQGVCFDVGVGTFAFYCDLFRQLGFATVAVEPLPTDKLKRRCQQQGITLLELCLSDQVGQAALHLGEFAKVGNRNFSSLSADWFGSSDNTQTVETLDLTTLLSQTETEAITALKLDIEGWEPVVIRQFEALPPDRLPAVVMFEYGGGSSYAQGTQGWAPEFVEGTLDSLKILQRLGYQTSIMVDYAPGSSAKVFDLQALDLETETPFLANGVYGNILSFRHHQPNADQVQRLCAPYRGGLVNWIVGNLVLVTAG from the coding sequence TTGAAAAACCTTCCGGCTTCCCTCTCCTCCCTGGGAGAGGGGCTGGGGGTGAGGGCCATCCACCGTCCTTTCGCCCCAAACCCCATGCGTGTTGAAGCCTGTTGCCAAGCCCTGCTCCGTCACCTGCTGCCGGAGGTTGATCCCCAGCGCCAGGGCGTTTGTTTTGATGTGGGCGTGGGCACCTTTGCCTTTTACTGCGACTTGTTTCGCCAGTTGGGCTTTGCCACCGTGGCGGTAGAACCCTTGCCTACGGACAAGCTCAAACGCCGTTGCCAACAGCAGGGGATCACGCTCCTGGAACTGTGTCTGTCTGACCAGGTGGGGCAGGCCGCCCTGCACCTGGGCGAATTTGCAAAGGTCGGCAACCGCAACTTTAGCTCCCTTTCTGCCGACTGGTTCGGATCCTCCGACAACACCCAAACCGTCGAAACCCTGGATTTAACCACGCTGCTGAGCCAAACCGAAACTGAGGCGATCACCGCCCTCAAACTGGATATCGAAGGCTGGGAACCTGTGGTGATTCGGCAGTTTGAAGCTCTGCCCCCAGATCGGCTTCCGGCGGTGGTGATGTTTGAATACGGCGGCGGCAGCAGCTACGCCCAAGGCACCCAGGGCTGGGCACCGGAGTTTGTGGAAGGCACCCTCGACAGCCTCAAAATCCTGCAACGGCTGGGCTACCAAACCAGCATCATGGTGGACTACGCACCGGGCAGCTCGGCCAAGGTGTTTGACCTGCAAGCCCTGGATTTGGAAACCGAAACGCCCTTTTTGGCCAACGGCGTCTACGGTAACATCCTCAGTTTTCGCCATCACCAGCCGAACGCCGATCAGGTGCAGCGCCTCTGCGCTCCCTACCGAGGTGGCTTGGTCAACTGGATTGTCGGCAACCTCGTCCTCGTCACCGCCGGATAG